The stretch of DNA AAGGGGTGAGGGTTTATGGCAGATTCCCGCCAGTTATGAACCAGAAGGTGGCCTGCCGTCTGAAGAGATGCATCTGCTTGAGCCATCGAAACGAAATTGAAGGAGAATCGATTATGCCTTTCACATTGCCTGCTTTGCCCTATGCACCCACAGCTCTAGAGCCGCACATTGATGCCCAGACGATGGAAATCCACCACGGCAAGCATCATCAGGCCTACATCAACAATGCCAACAAGGCTTTGGAAGGTCATCCCGAACTGGCAGCGCTCACTGCGGAGCAGCTTATTTCCGATCTTTCCAAGGTTCCCGAAGGGATTCGCACAGTCATCCGCAACAATGCGGGTGGTCATGCCAACCATTCGCTCTTCTGGACAGTCCTGGCGCCGAATGCTGGTGGTACACCGACCGGGGCACTCGAAGCGGCAATTAACCACACGTTTGGGACATTCGACGCCTTCAAGGAAAAGTTCAACGCTGCCGCCACCACCCGTTTTGGCAGTGGCTGGGCCTGGTTGAGTGTTGATTCCAAGGGTGGTCTGGTGGTGGAGAGCACACCCAATCAGGACAGCCCCCTGATGGAAGGCCGCACACCGATCCTGGGGCTCGATGTGTGGGAACATGCTTATTATCTCAAGTATCAGAACCGTCGCCCGGATTATATTGCTTCGTTCTGGAACATTGTGAACTGGCCCGAAGTCTCCAAGCGATTTGCTGCCGCTGGTGGCAAGTAACACGAGTCGTCATTTAACGATGGTGTGTTGAAGAGCACGGAAGCATGCTTGCCCAGAGCTGCAAGCATGGCACAAAGCCATCTCACGTAGATGCTCAATTCTTATGCCAGCTCATAACTCCCGGGACTCTTTCGAGTCTCGGGAGTTTGCATTGAGCTATGAAACATCGTCATCATCACTTGAGCGAACTTGGAAAAACGTCCTGATGCAGCGAAAGAGTTTCTCACATGAGTACCAATCAGGCTGTGCCGGCATCGGGTCAAAGTCCAGCAAACAGCAGCCTGCCAGCCGGTTTGCAGACTCAATTGCAGGCCTCGATTCCGCAGAAGCGATTTCTCGACTGCGTGCATTGCGGGCTGTGTCTTTCGGCCTGCCCGACGTATCTCGAAACCGGCGATGAAAACGACAGCCCGCGAGGGCGCATTTATCTCATGCGAGCTGTGGCCGAAGGACGGACCGGCCTGACCAATGAAATCGCCTCCCATCTCGAAGCCTGCCTCGATTGCCGGGCCTGTGAAACGGCCTGTCCTTCGGGAGTCCAGTACGGGCGGCTCATCGAGCCCTTCCGCGTGGCGATGGAAACCACACGAACTGAGGTGCAACCGGGGTTGGCCAATCAGGCCAGCCAATGGCTGACAAGTACCTTACTGACGAAACTCTTTCCTTCTGCAGGGCTCACACAATGGGCGTTGTGGCCTGCCCGCTGGATGCAGGCACTGGGTGTTGATGGATTGGCGAAGAGCTGGCCAGCACGAGCATTGACGCCGCAAATTCTGCAGCGGATGCATCGCCTGTTGCCGAAGTTGTCGCCCCCTGCAGGTGCGCTGCCGGATCGTTTCGCCCCGGTGGGCCCGCGGCGGGCAACAGTCGCCTTGCTGACAGGTTGTGTCGCTGAAGCCATGTTCTCGCAAACCAACCGAGCGACCATCCGCGTCCTGCAGCACAACGGTTGTGAAGTGCTCATTCCGAAGACACAGGCCTGCTGTGGTGCGATTCACTATCACAATGGTGATCGAACGAAGGCCATGCGTCTGGCACGTCAGAACCTGGGGGCATTTCCGTGGCGAAATATTGATGCCGTGATTGCCAACGTCGCTGGCTGCGGTGCGATGCTCAAAGACTATGGCCACATTGGGGAAGAAGATCCGCAGATTGATCCTGTGTTACTGGAAGAACTGACTTCATTCGCCCATAAGATCAAGGATGTCTCTGAGTTTCTTGTCGATTTGGGGCCTGTTGAACCGCAGCATCCGGTGCACCTGAAAGCCGTCTATCACGATGCCTGCCATCTCTGCCATGCCCAAAAGGTCAAGCAGCAGCCCCGACAACTCTTGAGCCTGATTCCCGGATTAACGATCGCCCCGATCGAAGAGGCCGAAATCTGCTGCGGCGCAGCAGGAAGTTATAATCTGACTCAGCCGGAAATGGCCGATCGACTCGGACAGCGGAAAGTGCGGCATATCCTGGAAGTTCAGGGCGTGCAGGCTGTCCTGACAGGGAATGCCGGTTGTGCGCTGCA from Planctopirus ephydatiae encodes:
- a CDS encoding (Fe-S)-binding protein produces the protein MSTNQAVPASGQSPANSSLPAGLQTQLQASIPQKRFLDCVHCGLCLSACPTYLETGDENDSPRGRIYLMRAVAEGRTGLTNEIASHLEACLDCRACETACPSGVQYGRLIEPFRVAMETTRTEVQPGLANQASQWLTSTLLTKLFPSAGLTQWALWPARWMQALGVDGLAKSWPARALTPQILQRMHRLLPKLSPPAGALPDRFAPVGPRRATVALLTGCVAEAMFSQTNRATIRVLQHNGCEVLIPKTQACCGAIHYHNGDRTKAMRLARQNLGAFPWRNIDAVIANVAGCGAMLKDYGHIGEEDPQIDPVLLEELTSFAHKIKDVSEFLVDLGPVEPQHPVHLKAVYHDACHLCHAQKVKQQPRQLLSLIPGLTIAPIEEAEICCGAAGSYNLTQPEMADRLGQRKVRHILEVQGVQAVLTGNAGCALQMAACLSEANSSIPVMHVMDILDQSYGPLPQNR
- a CDS encoding superoxide dismutase yields the protein MPFTLPALPYAPTALEPHIDAQTMEIHHGKHHQAYINNANKALEGHPELAALTAEQLISDLSKVPEGIRTVIRNNAGGHANHSLFWTVLAPNAGGTPTGALEAAINHTFGTFDAFKEKFNAAATTRFGSGWAWLSVDSKGGLVVESTPNQDSPLMEGRTPILGLDVWEHAYYLKYQNRRPDYIASFWNIVNWPEVSKRFAAAGGK